In the Juglans microcarpa x Juglans regia isolate MS1-56 chromosome 6D, Jm3101_v1.0, whole genome shotgun sequence genome, one interval contains:
- the LOC121234228 gene encoding flavin-containing monooxygenase FMO GS-OX-like 9, whose protein sequence is MVSERNQSKKVCVIGAGPSGLVAARELRKEGHVVVVLEQNHDVGGQWLYEPNVEGEDPLGRNTFLKVHSSIYGSLRLVSPREIMGFTDFPFLVKKGRDMRRFPGHGELYLYLKDFCDWFGLREMIRFNTRVEYVGMLDYSGVIGKDLKWVVKSKEIKKTEKVVEEVFDAVVVATGHYSKPRLPTIKGMDAWKRKQMHSHIYRTPEPYRNEVVVVVGNSLSGQDISMELLEVAKEVHLSSRSLKISEGLSKVISKNGNLYLHPQIDTLHEDGRVLFVDGSWVIANSILYCTGYSYTFPFLDTKGIVGVDDDRVGPLYEHTFPPSLAPSLSFIGVPRKIIGFPFFESQAKWISQLLSGKRTLPSREEMMQSIKEFYHSRDAACIPKYNTHDIAQFEYCDKYGDHVGFPHLEEWRKQLCISALINADANLETYRDSWDDHELLQEALQSPHFTQFPAESFTL, encoded by the exons ATGGTGTCTGAGAGGAACCAATCCAAAAAAGTGTGCGTGATCGGAGCCGGACCGTCGGGGCTGGTCGCGGCCAGGGAGCTGAGAAAAGAAGGGCATGTTGTGGTGGTTTTGGAACAAAACCATGATGTTGGAGGGCAATGGCTGTATGAACCAAACGTGGAGGGCGAGGATCCTCTAGGAAGGAACACTTTTCTAAAGGTGCACAGCAGTATCTATGGATCTTTGAGGCTCGTATCTCCAAGGGAAATCATGGGGTTTACTGATTTTCCATTTTTGGTCAAGAAAGGTAGGGACATGAGAAGGTTCCCTGGCCATGGGGAACTTTATCTGTACCTAAAAGATTTCTGTGACTGGTTTGGGTTAAGGGAGATGATAAGGTTTAACACAAGGGTGGAGTATGTGGGGATGTTGGATTATTCTGGTGTTATTGGCAAAGATCTGAAATGGGTTGTAAAGAGTAAAGAGATCAAGAAGACAGAGAAGGTGGTGGAAGAGGTTTTTGATGCAGTGGTTGTGGCCACTGGCCATTACTCTAAGCCTAGGTTGCCTACCATAAAAG GAATGGATGCGTGGAAAAGGAAGCAGATGCATAGTCACATCTACAGGACTCCCGAGCCATATCGCAATGAG GTTGTGGTGGTGGTTGGAAATTCCTTAAGTGGACAAGATATATCAATGGAGCTTTTAGAAGTGGCAAAGGAAGTCCACCTCAGCTCCAGATCTCTTAAAATTTCAGAAGGTTTATCAAAAGTCATCTCCAAAAATGGCAATTTGTATCTTCATCCACAG ATAGACACTCTTCATGAAGATGGAAGGGTTCTATTTGTAGACGGCTCTTGGGTTATTGCCAATTCTATTTTATACTGCACAGG GTATTCATACACGTTCCcatttcttgacaccaaagggATAGTCGGTGTAGATGATGACAGAGTGGGTCCTTTGTATGAGCACACCTTCCCTCCATCTcttgctccctctctctcttttatagGTGTTCCTAGAAAG ATTATAGGATTCCCTTTCTTTGAATCACAAGCAAAATGGATATCTCAGCTGCTATCTGGGAAAAGAACATTGCCATCAAGGGAAGAAATGATGCAGTCCATTAAGGAGTTCTATCACTCAAGGGATGCAGCTTGCAttccaaaatataatacacacgATATTGCCCAGTTTGAG TATTGCGATAAATATGGAGATCATGTTGGATTCCCACACCTAGAAGAATGGAGAAAGCAGCTCTGCATTTCGGCTTTAATAAATGCCGATGCCAACTTAGAGACATATCGTGATTCGTGGGATGATCATGAGCTTCTTCAAGAGGCTCTTCAAAGTCCTCATTTCACTCAATTTCCTGCTGAATCTTTTACTCTCTGA